TCATTTTTAAAGGTAAGTTTTTTAAGAATTTCGGACAATCCAAATTCATCTACTTTATACTCTGTAAGTTTCCCATTAACATATATTCTCATTTCTGAGAGATCCATTTTAGATATTTTTTCCAATAATTTTGCATTATTCGGATTATCTTTTGAACCTTTTATATTCCCCAATATTCTGGAGAAAATATCTATATCTCCACCCATCATCTTACATCACTTTATAGTTATTTTTTTAGTTTTTGGCTGTCTATCTCAATTACGGTATGGACATTTCCTCTAGGGTTAAAATCGGCTACAATCTTCATATATTTAGGTTTTAGCTTTTTATCTAATAAATCATATATCTCATTTGCTGCACCCTCATGGGATACATGTCTATTCATAAACGAATTTATATATAGTTTTATAGCTTTTAACTCTACTATATACTCATCTGGAGTATATTCTAAGTATATTGTTGCAAAATCAGGATAACCGCTTCTTGGGCATAAGGACATAAACTCCGGAAGCGTTATCTTAATCAAATAGTCTTTTTTATATTCATTTGGCCAAATTTCCAAATCTTTTTCCACATCAAATTCTTGAATCTCTTTTTCACC
The genomic region above belongs to Sulfurimonas lithotrophica and contains:
- the queF gene encoding preQ(1) synthase, with amino-acid sequence MKYGEKEIQEFDVEKDLEIWPNEYKKDYLIKITLPEFMSLCPRSGYPDFATIYLEYTPDEYIVELKAIKLYINSFMNRHVSHEGAANEIYDLLDKKLKPKYMKIVADFNPRGNVHTVIEIDSQKLKK